A stretch of Armatimonadota bacterium DNA encodes these proteins:
- a CDS encoding glycosyltransferase, translating to MKISIFSESYFPFVNGVSVSIRILKEELERRGHEVWVYAPAFKNHKDEDPHIARFPSVYTPFEPDYPLAVPVARELFNHWRERKFDLVHTHTPFSTGIHGMRWARRMHVPIVSTFHTLYEQYLHYVPPPFPVAVARTALRQYLRRYYTRVAQVVTPSELAKGLLTSYGVKTPVTVIRNAVLPFPDITKEEARKRIGAHDGEFVLLYVGRLAREKNVGMLMEACGRLFPKYPQLRLRLLGDGPEADGLRAHATRLSIDSRVVFEGPLPRERVSEFLLACDLFAFPSTTESQGMALDEAQAAGLPCVVTDQGGSPEAVQHMVTGIVTPAETEPFASAIERLLSDDALWGELAGNGLKKREGLSVRAMGDKALAVYNAAMNPEGPALSEQAI from the coding sequence TTGAAAATCTCGATCTTTTCGGAAAGCTACTTCCCGTTCGTCAACGGGGTCAGCGTCTCGATTCGAATTCTAAAGGAGGAGTTGGAGAGGCGCGGCCATGAGGTCTGGGTCTATGCGCCCGCCTTTAAGAATCACAAAGACGAGGACCCCCACATAGCGCGCTTTCCGAGCGTCTACACGCCGTTCGAACCCGACTACCCGCTGGCTGTGCCCGTGGCGAGAGAGCTTTTTAACCATTGGCGCGAGCGCAAATTCGACCTGGTTCACACCCACACGCCCTTTTCGACCGGCATTCACGGTATGCGCTGGGCTAGGCGTATGCATGTCCCTATCGTCTCGACCTTTCACACCCTTTACGAGCAGTATCTTCACTATGTGCCGCCCCCCTTTCCGGTGGCAGTCGCCCGCACCGCTTTGCGCCAGTACCTAAGGCGATACTATACGAGGGTCGCGCAGGTGGTTACGCCGTCCGAACTGGCCAAAGGATTGCTGACCTCGTATGGCGTGAAGACTCCGGTTACAGTCATTCGCAACGCCGTCCTGCCGTTTCCGGACATTACCAAAGAAGAGGCGCGCAAGCGAATAGGAGCGCACGACGGGGAGTTCGTGCTGCTTTACGTGGGGCGGCTGGCGCGCGAGAAGAACGTCGGCATGCTGATGGAGGCGTGCGGCAGGCTTTTTCCTAAATATCCTCAGCTTCGCTTAAGGCTATTGGGCGACGGGCCAGAAGCGGACGGTCTGCGCGCCCATGCGACGAGGCTTAGCATCGATTCTCGAGTCGTTTTTGAGGGGCCGTTGCCTCGCGAGCGCGTTTCCGAGTTTCTATTGGCATGCGACCTGTTCGCCTTTCCCTCGACCACCGAATCGCAAGGCATGGCGCTGGACGAAGCACAAGCGGCCGGGCTACCGTGCGTCGTAACGGACCAGGGCGGCTCGCCCGAAGCGGTGCAGCACATGGTAACGGGAATCGTAACTCCCGCCGAGACAGAACCTTTTGCCAGCGCGATCGAACGGCTGCTTTCAGACGACGCGCTTTGGGGAGAATTGGCAGGCAACGGACTCAAAAAGCGAGAAGGGTTGTCCGTCCGGGCGATGGGCGACAAGGCACTGGCGGTTTACAATGCCGCTATGAATCCCGAAGGGCCTGCCTTATCCGAACAAGCGATCTGA
- a CDS encoding helix-turn-helix domain-containing protein — MQISMDDWFKKLESQFIDENNPKPKEEAKTAVAEPIEEPIVQEPAPRRIVRPRQETQRVAIDLPPFFDYVPLLKEERGETSASTAVPVKPRKKRSKPTKTAPSPKTADSLLPKLAEKIDKIGDQYDDATTQRYYRRPFEESREMLLARIADQVLSLKEVARILGVCPMSVRRYTDKGWLPHFRTEGNQRRFRLSDVAAFLENETSKARRRRKPKNPTD, encoded by the coding sequence ATGCAGATCAGCATGGACGATTGGTTCAAGAAACTGGAAAGCCAATTCATCGACGAGAATAATCCGAAGCCCAAAGAAGAGGCGAAAACGGCGGTGGCCGAGCCGATAGAGGAGCCGATCGTCCAAGAGCCTGCGCCTCGCCGCATTGTCCGTCCGCGCCAAGAGACTCAGCGCGTGGCGATCGATCTGCCGCCGTTTTTCGATTATGTGCCGTTACTGAAAGAAGAAAGGGGCGAGACCAGCGCTTCGACTGCCGTTCCCGTTAAGCCGCGCAAGAAGCGCTCGAAGCCGACAAAAACCGCGCCCAGCCCCAAGACGGCCGACTCCCTGCTCCCCAAACTAGCCGAGAAGATCGACAAGATCGGCGACCAATACGACGACGCGACCACGCAGAGGTACTACCGACGCCCATTCGAAGAGAGCCGCGAGATGCTCTTGGCTCGGATCGCCGATCAGGTGCTGAGCCTCAAGGAGGTCGCAAGAATCTTGGGCGTCTGCCCGATGTCCGTGCGCCGATATACCGACAAAGGCTGGCTCCCGCACTTTAGAACCGAAGGCAATCAACGACGATTTCGCCTCTCCGACGTGGCGGCCTTTCTCGAAAATGAAACGAGCAAAGCCCGCCGTCGTCGAAAGCCCAAAAATCCAACCGATTGA
- the queA gene encoding tRNA preQ1(34) S-adenosylmethionine ribosyltransferase-isomerase QueA has product MRRDELDYCLPEERIAQTPIEPRDASKLLVLRLSGGSIEHQRFFDLPDLLHPNDLLVVNETRVTAKRLLGRKATGGQVEILLLRPVGDGRWTALVKPGRRLQPGTMVDCGDGLQVCIGDRLGHGERLVDLLGGESELESIGQTPLPPYIRLRLSDPSRYQTIYAQTPGSAAAPTAGLHFTPELIERLKVGGIGFAPVSLEVSADTFRPIQTDLAEEHPMHGERFVVPESTAQAINERKGRLIAVGTTSVRAIESAADESGRVSKMDGETKLYILPGYRFRAVEGMITNFHMPRTTLLGLVGALCGMENLRRAYRAALDNEYRFLSFGDAMLII; this is encoded by the coding sequence ATGAGACGCGACGAACTCGATTATTGCCTGCCGGAAGAGCGCATCGCGCAGACGCCGATCGAGCCGCGAGACGCTTCCAAGTTGCTCGTTCTTCGCCTATCGGGCGGTTCGATCGAGCACCAGCGATTCTTCGATTTGCCCGACTTGCTGCATCCAAACGACCTTTTGGTCGTCAACGAAACTCGCGTAACGGCCAAGCGATTGTTGGGCAGGAAGGCGACTGGCGGCCAGGTCGAGATTCTGTTGCTGCGACCAGTAGGAGACGGACGATGGACGGCGCTGGTCAAACCTGGGAGACGGCTGCAACCCGGCACGATGGTCGATTGCGGCGACGGTTTGCAGGTTTGCATAGGGGATCGTCTTGGCCATGGCGAACGCCTGGTCGATCTGTTAGGCGGAGAAAGCGAACTCGAATCGATCGGTCAGACTCCCTTGCCTCCCTACATTCGCCTGCGATTGAGCGATCCGTCCCGCTACCAGACGATCTATGCCCAAACGCCCGGCTCTGCGGCAGCGCCCACGGCAGGCTTGCACTTCACGCCCGAACTGATCGAAAGGCTCAAAGTTGGCGGAATCGGCTTCGCTCCCGTCTCCTTGGAAGTAAGCGCGGACACCTTTCGACCCATCCAGACCGATCTGGCCGAAGAACATCCCATGCACGGCGAGCGCTTCGTCGTGCCAGAATCAACTGCCCAAGCGATCAACGAGCGCAAAGGCCGCTTGATCGCCGTCGGCACGACGAGCGTCCGAGCGATCGAAAGCGCAGCAGACGAATCGGGCAGGGTTTCGAAAATGGACGGCGAAACTAAGCTCTACATCTTGCCCGGATACCGATTTCGAGCGGTCGAGGGCATGATAACGAACTTTCATATGCCGCGCACGACGCTGCTGGGTTTGGTGGGCGCGCTGTGCGGCATGGAGAATTTGCGCAGAGCCTATCGGGCCGCGCTGGACAACGAGTATCGCTTCCTCAGTTTTGGGGATGCGATGCTGATCATCTAA
- a CDS encoding MFS transporter: MTTAPKEPPNATSAPTKLEVLFGETFRAMRHWVFRRYWIGAFFSFVGGWFQQVAHGWLIYDLTESKWLLGLVGFASGLPMLLSPIGGAIVDRLDRRTVLMSTQSVLAVSATTLGLLTITGNIQYWHILTLAFTNGCLMALDAPARLSLVSELVPNEDLANGIALNATAFHSARIVGPALGGILLQQFGAGWCFLANGMSYLAILAALSTIPLPKRLPKTNGGTVMQDLSEGLNFVRARPELSSLILHISLLGMFGFSYMTLMPVMAADELKVSERGLGELFSSIGIGSLFGLLLMARLARAGLQTNMVVIAANLFGLLVIGFSQVDSPIIAKALLAFVGLTAVTQMANTNTILQLAAPDHLRGRVVSLHVWALNGPAPFGAVMIGAFAEEYGARSAIALGGAIMAISGLRLAVMHRKLSRVSDTETA, translated from the coding sequence ATGACTACCGCTCCGAAGGAACCGCCCAATGCGACCTCGGCGCCGACCAAGTTAGAAGTTCTGTTTGGCGAGACTTTTCGCGCAATGCGCCACTGGGTTTTTCGGCGCTACTGGATCGGCGCGTTCTTCTCCTTCGTCGGCGGTTGGTTTCAACAGGTCGCTCACGGTTGGCTGATCTACGATCTGACGGAATCGAAGTGGCTCTTAGGCTTAGTCGGTTTTGCGAGCGGCCTTCCGATGCTTTTGAGCCCCATCGGCGGCGCGATCGTCGACCGGCTGGACAGAAGAACCGTCCTGATGAGCACCCAGTCTGTCTTGGCCGTGTCCGCAACAACTCTGGGGCTCCTGACTATAACGGGCAACATCCAGTATTGGCACATCCTAACCCTCGCCTTTACCAACGGATGCTTGATGGCTTTAGACGCTCCCGCGAGGCTGTCGCTGGTGTCCGAGTTAGTGCCCAACGAGGATCTGGCAAACGGCATTGCGCTCAATGCGACCGCGTTTCACAGCGCTCGCATTGTCGGGCCGGCTTTGGGCGGCATCCTGTTGCAACAGTTTGGCGCGGGCTGGTGCTTTTTGGCAAACGGCATGAGCTACCTGGCGATCTTGGCCGCGCTCTCGACCATTCCTCTGCCCAAGCGATTGCCCAAGACAAACGGCGGCACGGTGATGCAAGATCTGTCCGAGGGCCTCAATTTTGTGCGCGCCCGGCCCGAGCTGTCCAGCTTGATTCTGCACATCTCGCTGTTGGGCATGTTCGGCTTCTCGTACATGACGCTGATGCCTGTCATGGCGGCAGACGAGCTGAAGGTCTCGGAGCGCGGTCTTGGAGAGCTGTTCTCCAGCATCGGCATCGGCTCGTTGTTCGGTTTGCTGTTGATGGCTCGCCTGGCGCGTGCGGGACTGCAGACGAACATGGTTGTGATCGCCGCCAACCTGTTCGGTCTATTGGTGATCGGTTTCTCTCAAGTCGACTCGCCGATTATTGCAAAAGCCTTGCTGGCTTTCGTTGGGCTGACGGCGGTTACGCAGATGGCCAACACGAACACGATCTTGCAATTGGCCGCTCCGGATCATTTGCGCGGGAGGGTCGTTTCCTTGCACGTCTGGGCGTTGAACGGTCCGGCGCCCTTTGGAGCCGTGATGATCGGCGCCTTTGCAGAGGAGTACGGCGCGCGCTCGGCCATTGCGCTGGGTGGCGCGATCATGGCGATTTCTGGGCTGAGGCTCGCAGTGATGCATCGCAAACTAAGCCGTGTGTCGGATACGGAGACCGCGTGA